The Mycobacteriales bacterium genomic sequence CGTGGCCGCCACGCTGTCCAGCACGACGGTGGCCAAGCCGACCTTCACGATGCCGAACACGGCCGACCCGGTGATCTTCCAGCTCACCGTCACCGGCCCGGGCGGCACGGACGTCGCGAACGTTCAGATCAGCCCGATCCCGGACGTGCTCACCACCTCGCAGGTGGAGTTCCGTACGAGCAAGGGTGAATGGCGTGTCGTCGGTACGGCCACGGTGACCACGGGCAACCAGATCACCGTCTGGCTGGGCAACACGCTGACCGGCACCAAGCTCGGGACCGCGTCGGTCGACGCGCTCGGCGCCTGGAGCCTGCGTCTGGCCAACGGCCCGCAGCCGCCGGCCAGCCGGACGGTCAGCATCGAGAGCAGCCGCGGCGGCGTGCTGCTGGCCCAGGCGGTGGTGGTCCGCAACTGACCATCCCCTCCTAGAGCGGAGCCCCGCAGCCACCCCCCGGCTGCGGGGCTCCGTCGTGTGCGCCGCCGGTCAGCGCCAGCCGAGGTCGGGGGCCAGGAGCCGGACGACGCTGTCGAGGAGGTGGGCGTTGTAGTCGACGCCGAGCTGGTTGGGGACCGTGAGCAGGAGGGTGTCCGCGGCGGCGATCGCCTCGTCGTCGGCGAGCTCCTTGACCAGCTGCTCCGGCTCCCCGGCGTACGTCTTGCCGAAGCGGGCGGTGCCGCCGTCGATGTAGCCGACCTGGTCCTGATCCGCGCGCGCTGAGCCGAAGTAGGCCCGGTCCAGATCGCTGACGATCGGGAAGATGCTGCGGCTGACCGAGACCCGCGGCTCCCGGTCGTGGCCGGCGGCCTTCCAGGCGTCCCGGAACCGCTGGATCTGCTCGGCCTGCAGCTGGTGGAACGGCACCCCGGTGTCCTCGGTGAGCAGCGTCGAGCTCATCAGGTTCAGCCCCTGCTGCGCGGTCCACTCGGCGGTCGCCCGGCTGCCGGCGCCCCACCAGATCCGCTCGGACAGCCCGGGCGAGTGCGGCTCGATCCGGAGCAGCCCGGGCGGGTTGGGGAACATCGGCCGCGGGTTCGGACGCGCGAACCCCTCCCCCTTGATCACGTCGAGGAACGCCCGGGCGTGCTCCCGGGCCATGGCGGCGTGGTCGGAGCCCTCCTCCGGGACGTGGCCGAAGTAGCGGAAGCCGTCGATGACCTGCTCCGGTGAGCCCCGGCTGATGCCCAGCTGGAGCCGGCCCCCGGCGATCAGGTCGGCCGCGCCGGCGTCCTCGGCCATGTAGAGCGGGTTCTCGTACCGCATGTCGATCACGCCGGTGCCGATCTCGATGCGGCTCGTCCGGGCCCCGACGGCGGCCAGCAGCGGGAACGGCGAGGCCAGCTGCTGCGCGAAGTGGTGCACCCGGAAGTACGCGCCGTCGGCGCCGACCTCCTCGGCCGCCACCGCCAGCTCGATGGACTGCAGCAGCGCGTCCGCCCCGGTGCGGGTCTGCGAACCCCGCGACTGGGACCAGTGGCCGAAGGACAGGAACCCGATCTTCTTCACACCACTACCAACACCGGCGGCCGCCCAGACTTCCGGAAGGTCGGGGAGCTGATCCGGCGGGCGGTGAGCTGGTCGCCGATCGGCGCGGAGAGGTTCAGGCTCATCCGGCCGGCGGCGTTCGCGCCGGGGAGGTCGTCGCGGCCGGGCAGTGGCTCAGAGGCTGACGAGGATGACGCCGGCGGCGACGAGGACGGTCGCGGCGATGCGCCAGCGGCCGAAGCGCTCGCCGAACACGACGGTGCCGATCACCGCGCCGACGATGACGCTGGACTCGCGCAGCGCGGCGATCGGCGCCAGCGCGCCCCGGGTCTGGGCCCAGAGCACCAGCGCGTACGCGGCCAGCGACAGCAGCCCAGCGGCCAGCCCGGCCGGCAGGTGGGGCCGGACCTGCGGCCAGAGCCGGCCGCGCCGGACCGCCACCGCGGCCAGCGGCAGGACCGGCCCCTGCAACAGGAACAGCCAGCCGGTGTAGCCGGCGACCGTGTCCGCGCTCCGGACCCCGAGCCCGTCGAGGGTCGTGTACGCCGCGATGGCCACCCCGGTCAGCACGGCGGCCGCGATCGCCGGGCGCGCGGCCCGGGTGGGCACGCCGCCGGCGAACACCAGCGAGGCCAGCCCGGCCGAGATGACCAGCACTCCCAGCCACCGCAGGGGCGACAGGTGCTCGCCGGCGAAGACGGCCGCGGCCAGCGCGACCAGCCAGGGCGACGTGCCCCGGGCGATCGGATAGACCTGGCTGAACTCGCCGAGCCGGTAGGACCGCATCAGCAGCAGGTTGTAGGCCACGTGCAGCACGACCGAGCCGACGAGGTAGGGCCAGCTCGCGCGGGCCGGCGCCGAGGACAACAACACGAGCGGCACCGCCCCGACGGTGACACCCACGCCGATGAGCGCGAACCCGACCAGCTGGTCGTCGATCGCGTGGGCCAGCGCGTTCCACACCGCGTGCAACACCGCCGCACCCAGCACGGCGAGGATGACGGTGGGACCGACGGAGGAGGAGGTGGTCACGGGGGCTCCCAGGGCATGCGGGCAGGAACCCCTCCGGGCTTCTGTCCCCTGGGTCTGGGCGACCGCCGGCTGGCTGCCGGAACCGTCCTGTCGCCGCTCGGTCCAGTCCCGGCTCACCCTGATTGTGTGTGCCGTACGAGGCGGGGAGCCGACGGAACCCTAGGCGCAACCACGTGCTGACCCGAGTTTATCAGGTGTCGATACTCCTCCCATGGCTATGACTCGTCGCCGGCTCGGTGTGGCCGGGCCCGTGGTCAGTGCGGTCTCGCTCGGGTCCTGGCGGACGTTCGAGCGGATGGAGCGGGCCGACGCCGTCGCGGTGATGGTGGCCGCGCGGGAGGCGGGGATCACGTTCCTCGACGACGCCCGGTACGACGACGAGAGCGGGACCGCGCCCCTGCCGACCGGATGGTCGGAGGTCGTGTTCGGCGAGGTGTTCCGGGCCGCGGGGTGGGACCGCGACGCGGTGGTGGTCGCGAACAAGCTGTGGTGGGAGTTCTGGCCGCGCCAGGACGCCGCGGCGGAGCTGGCCGCGAGCCTGCGACGGCTGGGGCTCGACCGGGTCGACCTGATCTACGCCGAGCGGCGGCCGGCGGGCATGACGGTCGCGGACGTCGTCCGTGAGGTCAGCGGGCTTCTCCAACGGGGGAGCTCCGTGCACTGGGGACTGCTCAACTGGTCCGCGGCCGACACGGCCGAGGCGGTCGCGACCGCGGGCCGGCTCGGCGTCGCGGCGCCGGTGGCGACGCAGCTTCCGTACAGTGCCGCGCTGCGGTCGGTGGTCGAGGACCGGGAGATGACCGGGGTGCTGTCGGATACGGGGGTCTCGGTGGTCGCCTCGGCGACGCTGGCGGGTGGTCTGCTCACCGGCAAGTACGCCGACCCGGCCGCGGCCGGCCGGATGGCGGGCAAGCTGGAGGACCCGCGGGCCCGGGCCGTGCTCGCCGGGGTCCCGGCGTTCCTCGCGCTGGCCGCCGATCTCGGCGTCGCGCCGGCGGCGTTGGCGGTCGGGTACGCGCTGGCCGACCCGCGCACCGGCAGCGTGCTGCTCGGCGCCACCGCACCCGCGCAGATCGAGCAGAACGTGGCCGCGGTTCCCCTCGACGACGCCACCCGCGACCGGGTCCGCGCCTGCTTCCCCGAGCGGCCGGGCCGATGACCGGGTACGTCGTCACGTGACCGCCGTGACGCTCGACGGCGTCGGGCACTACGTCGCGATGGAGGCGCCCGACCGGCTCGCGGACGTGCTGCTGTCCGGCTACGCCCGGATCGAGAAGGGCGCGTAGGGCTACGGTGCGGGCAGGCTCGTCGGGGAGGCTGGGTCGGGGTGCTGCGGGTCTCGCTGCTCGGGGAGCAGGTCATCACCGACGATGCCACCGGCATCGTCCGTACCCGGTCGTCCCGCGCGGTCGTCCTGGTCGCCTACCTGGTCCTGCATGCGGGCGCGCCGCAGAGCCGCCAGCACCTCGCCGGGCTGTTCTGGCCGGACTCGACGGACGCGCAGGCGCTGACGAACCTCCGCCGGGAGCTGCACCACCTGCGCCAGATCCTGCCGGCGGAGCCGTCCCTGCTGGTGACGCCGCGCGACCTGTGCTGGCGGGACAGCCCGTCGTGCCGGGTCGACCTGCGGACGTTCGAGGTCCAGCGGGCCGTGGCCGTGGCCGGGGACACCGCCACCGTGCTGACCGCGGCCGCCGCCGCCCTGGCCGAGTACCGCGGCGAGCTCCTCCCGGGTGCGTACGACGACTGGCTGCCGGCGCCGCGGGCGAGGATCGAACGGGAGTGCATCGAGCTGTGCGACCGGCTCGGCCGGGCCCAGGTGCAGACCGGCGACCTGGCCGGGGCCGTCGCGACCGCCCGGCGCCGGATCGAGCTGGCGCCGCTGGAGGAGGTCGGCTACCGGACCTTGATGGAGATCCAGGCCGAGCTGGGGGACCGGGCCGGGGCGGTGAGCACGTACCACCACTGCGCGTCCGTGCTGGAGCGCGAGCTCGGCATCGAGCCCGACGAGGCCACCCGGCAGGCCCTGCGCCGGCTCGCGGTCCGGCCCGCGGCCGCGGAGCCCGACCGACCGGTCGGCCGGTCGGAGCCGCACCGGCCGACCGGCCGGTCGGGGGCGGCCGCGGCGCAGCTGGTCGGCCGGTCCGCGGAGCTCGGGCTGCTGCGGGACCGGTGGCGGGCCGCGACCGCCGGCCACGCGGAGCTGGTGCTGGTCCGCGGTGACCCGGGCGTCGGGAAGACGAGGCTGGTCGCGGAGCTGACCGAGCTGGCCCGGTCCGAGGGCGCGGTGGTGGCGGGCACCGAGTGCTTCGGCACGTCCGGGCAGCTGGCGCTGGCCCCGGTGGCGGACTGGCTGCGGGCGCCGGCGATCCGCGCGGCCACCGCGACGCTGGACCCGGTCTGGCGGGACGAGGTCGACCGGCTGGTGCCGTCCACGCCGGACCGGGGCGAGCCGGCGCTGCCGGCCCGGGCGATGGTCGACGCCTGGCAGCGGCACCGCTTCCTGGAGGGCCTGGCCCGGGCGCTGATCGGCCTGGGCCGCCCGATGCTGCTGGTGCTGGACAACCTGCAGTGGTGCGACCAGGAGACGCTCGCGTTCCTGCCGTTCTACCTGGGGCTGGCCGCCGGCGCTCCCGTGCTGGTGGCCGCGACGGTCCGGGCGGACGCCCCCGAGCTCGGCGACTGGACGGCCCGGATGCGGGCCGGCGGGCGGCTCACCGAGCTCGCGGTGAGCCCGCTGGAGGCGGCCGACACCGGCCGGCTGGCGGCGGCGATCTCCGGCTTCCCGCTGGCCGCCGACGACACCGCCCTGCTGTACGCGACGACCGGCGGCTTCCCGCTCTACGTCGTCGAGGCCGCCCGTACCACCGCCGACCTCGACCGCGCCCCGCTGCCGGTGGACGACCTGACCGCGGTCCTGCGCAACCGCCTGGACCAGGTGAGCCCCGCGGCCCGGGAGGTGGCCGCGCTGGCCGCGGCCGTCGGCCGGGACTTCACGCTGGAGCTGCTCGCCGAGGCCAGCGACCTCACCGCCGACACGGTCGTGGAGGCGATCGACGAGCTCTGGCGCCGCCGGATCGTGCGGGAGGTCCGGGAGGGCTACGACTTCTCCCACGACCTGCTCCGGGACACCGCGTACGGGCAGGTGAGCCCGCCCCGGCGCTGGCTGCTGCACCGGCGGCTCGCGCAGGGGCTGGAGCTCCTGCACGCCAGCGACACCGACGCCGTCTCGGCCCAGCTGGCCGAGCAGTACGCGCGCGGCGGCCGGCCGGAGCGGGCCGTCGCCTACTACCGGCGGGCGGCGGACATCGCGGCCGCGCGGTTCGCGCACGCCGAGGCGATCCGGCTGCACCGGGACGCGCTGGCGATCCTGCGTACGCTCCCCGCGGGCGCGGGCCGGGACGGCACCGAGCTCGACATCCTGGAGGCCATGGCCGCCCCGCTCAACGCCCGCTACGGCTACGCCTCCGTGGAGCTGCAGCGGA encodes the following:
- a CDS encoding DMT family transporter; translated protein: MTTSSSVGPTVILAVLGAAVLHAVWNALAHAIDDQLVGFALIGVGVTVGAVPLVLLSSAPARASWPYLVGSVVLHVAYNLLLMRSYRLGEFSQVYPIARGTSPWLVALAAAVFAGEHLSPLRWLGVLVISAGLASLVFAGGVPTRAARPAIAAAVLTGVAIAAYTTLDGLGVRSADTVAGYTGWLFLLQGPVLPLAAVAVRRGRLWPQVRPHLPAGLAAGLLSLAAYALVLWAQTRGALAPIAALRESSVIVGAVIGTVVFGERFGRWRIAATVLVAAGVILVSL
- a CDS encoding aldo/keto reductase, yielding MAMTRRRLGVAGPVVSAVSLGSWRTFERMERADAVAVMVAAREAGITFLDDARYDDESGTAPLPTGWSEVVFGEVFRAAGWDRDAVVVANKLWWEFWPRQDAAAELAASLRRLGLDRVDLIYAERRPAGMTVADVVREVSGLLQRGSSVHWGLLNWSAADTAEAVATAGRLGVAAPVATQLPYSAALRSVVEDREMTGVLSDTGVSVVASATLAGGLLTGKYADPAAAGRMAGKLEDPRARAVLAGVPAFLALAADLGVAPAALAVGYALADPRTGSVLLGATAPAQIEQNVAAVPLDDATRDRVRACFPERPGR
- a CDS encoding AAA family ATPase, whose translation is MLRVSLLGEQVITDDATGIVRTRSSRAVVLVAYLVLHAGAPQSRQHLAGLFWPDSTDAQALTNLRRELHHLRQILPAEPSLLVTPRDLCWRDSPSCRVDLRTFEVQRAVAVAGDTATVLTAAAAALAEYRGELLPGAYDDWLPAPRARIERECIELCDRLGRAQVQTGDLAGAVATARRRIELAPLEEVGYRTLMEIQAELGDRAGAVSTYHHCASVLERELGIEPDEATRQALRRLAVRPAAAEPDRPVGRSEPHRPTGRSGAAAAQLVGRSAELGLLRDRWRAATAGHAELVLVRGDPGVGKTRLVAELTELARSEGAVVAGTECFGTSGQLALAPVADWLRAPAIRAATATLDPVWRDEVDRLVPSTPDRGEPALPARAMVDAWQRHRFLEGLARALIGLGRPMLLVLDNLQWCDQETLAFLPFYLGLAAGAPVLVAATVRADAPELGDWTARMRAGGRLTELAVSPLEAADTGRLAAAISGFPLAADDTALLYATTGGFPLYVVEAARTTADLDRAPLPVDDLTAVLRNRLDQVSPAAREVAALAAAVGRDFTLELLAEASDLTADTVVEAIDELWRRRIVREVREGYDFSHDLLRDTAYGQVSPPRRWLLHRRLAQGLELLHASDTDAVSAQLAEQYARGGRPERAVAYYRRAADIAAARFAHAEAIRLHRDALAILRTLPAGAGRDGTELDILEAMAAPLNARYGYASVELQRTMEHSVELADGLGRAASAFTARVGLWSTQFVQGNLDDGHRTVTRALALAEPDSERAGVAHFAFGGSSLSLGRPAVGLRHFEIAATLAHRTPSLTVGTRPDVHGSAWAAHAHWLLGHDDEARSTRAGAIALARDIGHPYSLAVALAYGGITSQLCDDRAELTETVAELTELCGRYGFAYYREWALILGGWCRQDGSGTEPARQGIAALRASGSMARMPYWLALLADLHVRAGRPDAAIPALDAALADGYARHDLWWLPEVLRLRAAHDDRDAAIARLDGAARMATEHGSVALLRRCERDRATRAASAAGAFRTVPAGPNDVGTPAS
- a CDS encoding LLM class flavin-dependent oxidoreductase is translated as MKKIGFLSFGHWSQSRGSQTRTGADALLQSIELAVAAEEVGADGAYFRVHHFAQQLASPFPLLAAVGARTSRIEIGTGVIDMRYENPLYMAEDAGAADLIAGGRLQLGISRGSPEQVIDGFRYFGHVPEEGSDHAAMAREHARAFLDVIKGEGFARPNPRPMFPNPPGLLRIEPHSPGLSERIWWGAGSRATAEWTAQQGLNLMSSTLLTEDTGVPFHQLQAEQIQRFRDAWKAAGHDREPRVSVSRSIFPIVSDLDRAYFGSARADQDQVGYIDGGTARFGKTYAGEPEQLVKELADDEAIAAADTLLLTVPNQLGVDYNAHLLDSVVRLLAPDLGWR